GCGGGACGGCGGCGCCGCAGGCGGCGACGAGCGGGGCGAGCGGGAGGGTGATCTTGTCGCCGACGCCGCCGGTGGAGTGCTTGTCGCTGGTGGGCAGCGGCAGCGAGGAGAAGTCCATCCGGACGCCGGAGCGGATCATGGCGTCGGTCCAGCGGCTGATCTCGCGCAGGTTCATGCCGTTCAGCAGGATCGCCATGGCCAGGGCGGACATCTGCTCGTCGGCGACCTCGCCGCGGGTGTAGGCGTCGATGACCCAGTCGATCTGAGCGTCGCTCAGCTCTCCGCGGTCACGCTTGGTCCTTATGACGGAGATGGCGTCCATTCGTGCTCCAAGTGGGGTTCAAAAGCGAAGAGTGTCGCGAGATGACCGGGTTTCGGCCCACTCACGACACTCTACGCGCGTAACAATTGCAGATGCTAGAGCCGCTCCGGCCCGAACGCGTCGGGCAGGACCTCACTCATCGGGCGTACGCCCGAGGGCAGCTCGATCAGCAGCTCCGGACCGCCGTGCTCGTACAGCAGCTGGCGGCAGCGCCCGCACGGCATCAGCAGCTCGCCGGCGCCGTCCACGCAGGTGAAGGCGACCAGTCGGCCGCCCCCGCCGGCGTGCAGCGCGGACACCAGCCCGCACTCCGCGCACAGCCCGAGCCCGTACGAGGCGTTCTCGACGTTGCAGCCGGTGACCAGCCGCCCGTCGTCCACCAGGGCCGCCGCGCCGACCGGGAACTTGCTGTACGGGGCGTACGCGTGGCTCATCGCCTCGCGCGCCGCCGCGCGCAGCCGCTCCCAGTCGACCACGGGGGCCGTCACTTGCCCTGGCCCTTGCGGTAGATCTGGCCGTCCGCCTTCGGCATCCGCAGGCGCTGCGAGGCCAGCGAGAGCACCACCAGGGTGATCAGGTACGGCGTGGCCACGATCAGCGGGCGCTGCACCTGGTCGGTCAGGGCGTACCAGGCGCCCAGACCGCCGGAGACCACCAGCGAGATCACCGTGGCGGTGAACTTGCGGCGGTACAGCTGCCAGACCGCAAGCAGTGCCATCGCGATGGAGACGGTGAGGATCAGCACGTGCACCGACTCCGGGTCACGCAGCTGGAGGCTGTCGGTGAAGCCGAAGAGACCGGCGCCCATGGCGAGCCCGCCCGGCATCCAGTTACCGAAGATCATCGCCGCGAGGCCGATGAAGCCTCGGCCGAGGGTCTGGCCGTCCTTGTAGAAGTGCGCCGCGACCAGCGAGAGGTACGCACCGCCGAGGCCCGCGAAGGCGCCGGAGGCGATGACCGCGAGGTACTTGTACTTGTAGACGTTGACGCCCAGCGACTCGGCCGCGGTCGGGTTCTCACCGCAGGAGCGCAGCCGCAGGCCGAAGACCGTGCGCCACAGCACGAAGTAGCTGACCACGATCAGGGCGGCGGCGAGCAGCACGACCACCGAGATGTTGGTGACCATGCCGCCGAGCACGCCGGCCACGTCCGAGATGAAGAACCAGTGGTGCTTCTCGATGTCGGCCAGCCAGGACGACAGCCCCGGGATGGTCATGTACGGCAGCGGATCGGCCGGCGGGGACTGGTTCGCGCCGGCACCGGCGGAGATGTAGTCCTTGTAGTAGATCCGGTTGACGTACGCGCAGATGCCGGGGATCAGCAGGTTGATACCGACACCGGACACGATGTGGTCGACGCCGAAGGTGACGGTGATGATCGCGTGCAGCAGACCGCCCGCGGCACCGCCGACCATGCCGGCCACCAGACCGACCCACGGGTTGACCAGGTACCCGGCCCAGGCACCGCAGAAGGTGCCGGCGACCATCATGCCTTCGAGGCCGATGTTGACCACGCCGGCCCGCTCGGACCAGAGACCACCCAGACCGGCCATGCCGATCGGCACGGCGGCGCTGAGCGCGGCGGTGATCTGACCGGAGGAGGTCAGCGAGTGGTTGCCGGTGGCCATGCCCACGGCGGAGAACAGGGCGAGGGCGCCCGCGATCAGCAGGAGCACCACCGGCCAGGACAGCTTGTGCTTCTTGGCAGGCGCGCCGGGCGCCTTCGGACGAGCAGCGGTAGCCGTGCTCATGCGGACACCTCCTTCTTCTCAGTGGCCGCGAGCTGGGCGGCGAGCTGCGCGCCGACCTTCTGCTGCTGGCGCTTCAGGCCGTAGCGGCGCACCAGTTCGTACGCGACGACGACGCAGATGACGATGGTGCCCTGCATGACGGCGACGATCTCGAACGGGAAACCGCCGTTCTTCGGCAGCGGCAGCTGGGAGCCGGTGGAGTCCAGGAACGCGAACAGCAGCGCCGCGAA
The nucleotide sequence above comes from Streptomyces kaniharaensis. Encoded proteins:
- a CDS encoding cytidine deaminase, with protein sequence MTAPVVDWERLRAAAREAMSHAYAPYSKFPVGAAALVDDGRLVTGCNVENASYGLGLCAECGLVSALHAGGGGRLVAFTCVDGAGELLMPCGRCRQLLYEHGGPELLIELPSGVRPMSEVLPDAFGPERL
- a CDS encoding ABC transporter permease, with product MSTATAARPKAPGAPAKKHKLSWPVVLLLIAGALALFSAVGMATGNHSLTSSGQITAALSAAVPIGMAGLGGLWSERAGVVNIGLEGMMVAGTFCGAWAGYLVNPWVGLVAGMVGGAAGGLLHAIITVTFGVDHIVSGVGINLLIPGICAYVNRIYYKDYISAGAGANQSPPADPLPYMTIPGLSSWLADIEKHHWFFISDVAGVLGGMVTNISVVVLLAAALIVVSYFVLWRTVFGLRLRSCGENPTAAESLGVNVYKYKYLAVIASGAFAGLGGAYLSLVAAHFYKDGQTLGRGFIGLAAMIFGNWMPGGLAMGAGLFGFTDSLQLRDPESVHVLILTVSIAMALLAVWQLYRRKFTATVISLVVSGGLGAWYALTDQVQRPLIVATPYLITLVVLSLASQRLRMPKADGQIYRKGQGK